Proteins co-encoded in one Arachis hypogaea cultivar Tifrunner chromosome 11, arahy.Tifrunner.gnm2.J5K5, whole genome shotgun sequence genomic window:
- the LOC112723194 gene encoding uncharacterized protein — MKATEELKAQAEENDVAVLSDEDEYHSQDEVDDGDDDEDDEDYEEDDDVDDDDEVEEEEEDDEDAPDGGDDDEEDDDEGGGGDIQRGGDPDDDDDDEDNDDDDEEEEEEEEEQQQRKEGDLGTEYLVRPAGPGEEEDASSDFDPDQNGRHDEDEDVEKDNVPSKRKRSDKDDDEDDDDGDGGEDDERPSKR; from the exons ATGAAGGCTACGGAGGAATTGAAAGCGCAAGCGGAGGAAAACGACGTCGCCGTTCTGAGTGACGAAGATGAATATCACTCTCAGGACGAAGTAGATGATGGAGACGACGACGAAGATGATGAAGACTACGAAGAAGATGATGACGTCGACGATGATGACgaggtggaggaggaggaggaggatgatgaAGATGCTCCTGACGGCGGTGATGACGACGAAGAGGACGATGACGAAGGAGGAGGTGGTGACATTCAGCGCGGCGGTGATCCTGACGACGACGACGATGATGAAGACAACGACGAcgacgatgaggaggaggaggaggaggaggaggaacaacAACAACGGAAAGAG GGGGATTTGGGAACTGAATACCTTGTCCGCCCAGCAGGTCCTGGTGAGGAGGAAGATGCATCCAGTGATTTTGATCCAGATCAGAATGGCCGCcatgatgaggatgaggatgttGAGAAGGACAATGTTCCATCAAAAAGAAAGAGGTCAGACAAAGATGACGACGAAGACGATGACGACGGGGATGGAGGAGAAGACGATGAGAGACCCTCTAAGCGATAG
- the LOC112724112 gene encoding cell wall / vacuolar inhibitor of fructosidase 1-like, whose translation MANLKTTTTLFFVLFLIAMTSLPSITLCDENLIESTCRKTPNFNLCVQSLKAFPGSASADVRGLGLIMVKVMQSKANDAINKIRELQRSGPSPALTSCASKYNAIVVGDIPEANEAFSKGMPKFAENGANDAANEATFCENGFNGRSPLTQQNNAMRDVAAITAAIARQLL comes from the coding sequence ATGGCAAACTTGAAAACTACAACTACTCTGTTCTTCGTCTTATTCTTAATTGCCATGACTTCATTACCATCAATAACTCTCTGCGATGAAAACCTCATAGAAAGCACTTGCAGGAAAACACCAAACTTCAATCTCTGCGTTCAATCTCTTAAAGCATTCCCCGGAAGCGCCAGCGCCGACGTCAGAGGCCTGGGCCTAATAATGGTGAAGGTGATGCAATCAAAAGCAAATGATGCCATTAACAAGATTCGTGAGCTTCAACGAAGTGGACCAAGTCCAGCACTGACTTCTTGTGCAAGCAAGTATAACGCAATTGTGGTTGGTGATATACCAGAAGCCAATGAAGCTTTTTCGAAAGGTATGCCTAAATTTGCAGAAAATGGAGCAAATGATGCTGCTAATGAAGCTACCTTTTGTGAAAATGGATTCAATGGGAGATCACCTCTCACCCAACAGAACAATGCTATGCGCGATGTTGCTGCTATTACTGCTGCTATTGCTAGACAGTtactttag